The genomic segment AGCAAAGTTATCTGTAAATTTCCATTTTTAATATGAcgaatgttttttttataagcTTGTTTGGCATTTGTGGGCTGCCATGGCTTAATTCAATTTCACATCGAGATTATATTTCTTAATTCAATTTTAACGTTATATCAAGTATGTGGTACCCGAAAAGAAACAAATCCCACAAATCACTGCTAAAATATGTCCTCTTTTGAATACCcctttggaattggacatgtagGCGGAGGCAAGCTCCACAATTTTAGGAATAAACGAGCgtaaaaaaattagattttgTTGATATTATCCATAGTAGTGTTTTTATCTATTCAATATAAGACACGTGTGTTGAGTAAATAAATGATGATCACATCTAGCACATATGTCTTGTACTGAATGGATGAAGACATTATCCATATGGATATCAGCCACCCATCCACCAACCCGGAAAATTAGTTGAATGAAATAATGCAACCAAGCAAATTATCAAAAATCAGTgcaatttgtttttaaaaaacgtAGGTCATAACAAAATTGTTGTATTCTTctataaaaagactaaaattgcaaatattttcattaattagACATTTGTTTTTAAGGTGAGGCTATTTCTCTTTACCCTGCCGAGTTAGTCCACCCTGATTTCAAAGAAGTACGCAGTATAATTCAAGTCGTTAGActatgaaaatattcatattcCCATATAAATTTACAAAACGATATACCAACAGAAGAGAAGTCTCTACCAAAGAATAATTCTGCTGAGTATACCACGAGTGTACAGAAGAACAGAAGTAAAGAAGAGATTTTGGGTTTTTCAATCAGGCGACACAGAGATTTGAACTGGTGAGATTCGCCACATCTACACCCGATTTCCTGGCAAGCTCCCGAAATGCCAAGTGGGATGGTGGCATTTGATTGTGGTCGATGATAGTGTTGAAACACATATACATGTACCAGTATCCAAACTTCATTCTTTCCTTAGATTCAACCATAGAAGCCACTAATTCAGAGGAAACAACTCCAGTAAATATTTCTTGTTACAGACAACTGTTTCTAACATATATCTTGATATGGTTACAATACTGGTACCAATCTAGGAATCCTCTAGGCGTTAGGAATTGCGCTGGGTCAATAGTCTAAAAGGGAGCTGAATACCAGTCAGCTCACAAACTTTTTTCAGTTGCCCCGAAAAATCTAAACTCTCAATGCAACAGGATCCTTCCATGATATTTTCCGCTTCCCCGTACGAGACGAACCCTCCCCCGCATTTCGGCAGATGGATAACTTTAAATCGGTTTGTTGCTCTTCATTACCTCTAATCAAACTTTTCTTAGCTTCTTCAAACATTGCTGCATCGGTGTTGAATTGGAATTCCTCATCCCCAGTCTAAAAAATGAAAGGATAAATTACCATTATGTTCTTAATGAAAAGTTGGATGTTACGACTTGGATAAAACTAGTTTACGTACCGAGATCTCATTCAAGTCAAAGATTGGAGCTCGGCCAGGCAAAGAAGCTTCTTTGCCACTAAGACTACCGTCTAGGTTCAAATCAAAAGTCATGTTCGAATTCCTCAGAGCTGCCTCATTTGTACCATGAATTTTTGCCTGAAGGTTTAAATCGAGAATCGGGGTTGTGTTGTGAGATAAAACAACTTTCCTGCTATTTTTCCTTCTCTTGTAGTCCATACCAGAAACGGTAATCAATATGGGTTGAGCAGCTTCATTTCCAACATGTACTATTTCGTGATTATGGCGATCAATCACTGCGGAAGCACTACGTAAAGTGGCTTCCTTACGAAAATTATGTTTCTTCCTTGGCTTTTGTCTTGTAATTGGTGGTAACCTATGGACTGTAGCTTCTTTCAATATTTTGGTTCTCTTAGTCGGATTTGGAAACTGTACATGTTTCGCATCTAGTGATGAATTCAAAGCCTTTGTTTTGACAAGAATCTCGTATCTTCCCCGCAAAAACCTGTGTATTGTAAAAGATCAAATTAGGTAAACATATTCTAAAACAAGATGTGAAAAAACCAACTACATGCGGTGCACTTAGAAATCCGATGAATAAGGATTTATTGAACGCTTGGGGGATTCAAGGAGTtcgaaataataatttataggTTGACGATAAATTTTATGCTCAGTCCTCCTAAATCCACTCCTAACAGTATGAATGTATGATCAACTCCATGTTCTAGAGAAAAAAGTTTTCTTAAAAAGAAATTACCAATATATCAAATGATGAATAATCAGCCACAATTATGAATTTTGGGCCAGTTGTAACCACACACAAATAGCTGTATCGAATGATTTATATTT from the Primulina tabacum isolate GXHZ01 chromosome 16, ASM2559414v2, whole genome shotgun sequence genome contains:
- the LOC142528784 gene encoding uncharacterized protein LOC142528784, with protein sequence MSGKSKEAFLGQTPFYGVGAYEDAKSRFRHQALMQDYQELRREAIVMRSKLEAAKQRKLILATEVRFLRGRYEILVKTKALNSSLDAKHVQFPNPTKRTKILKEATVHRLPPITRQKPRKKHNFRKEATLRSASAVIDRHNHEIVHVGNEAAQPILITVSGMDYKRRKNSRKVVLSHNTTPILDLNLQAKIHGTNEAALRNSNMTFDLNLDGSLSGKEASLPGRAPIFDLNEISTGDEEFQFNTDAAMFEEAKKSLIRGNEEQQTDLKLSICRNAGEGSSRTGKRKISWKDPVALRV